Part of the Brassica oleracea var. oleracea cultivar TO1000 chromosome C8, BOL, whole genome shotgun sequence genome is shown below.
CACCCTTGTTCACAGTGAGGATTTCGACAAAGCCAAGTTTAAACATTGACTCAGAGAAATCTTTGTTGAATGAGGATCCAGCAGTAGCAACTTGTGTGTCAATGTACTTTTTGGTGTCAGGGTCATCAAGAAGTGTTGAGTCAGATGTGAACAAACCCTTCTTCTGAGCAACAATGTTGAAGTAGTGAGAGTCAAATTTCTTGACACTCCCTGGGTCCATCTCAACTGAGGTCCTGAAATCAGTTGGCTTGCACCTTTTCTTCAATGCCCTAACGTAGCTAGGGTTCATTGAAGGGTCAAAATCACCTTTCCCGGTGAAGTTGTAGATACGGCTGTTGATGAGACCGCAGTTAGAGATTCCAATGGTGTGAGCTCCTGCGTAAGAAATCATTATAATTCAGCTTATCTGGTAATATCATGTTGTCAACTTTCAGAAAAATGTACATACATACCTGAGAGAACAACAAGGTCTTTAGTGTTAAGACCCTTGTCGAAGAAGTTCTTTTTCAGTGCAGCTATTCCGGCGAATGGAGATGGTAAATTAACTTCAGATTTTCTTGAGATGCGTCCATCCCTTCTGCCCAATGGAACCGGCCACCATGGTCCGTTAATCTGTGAAAAAAAAGCATTAAAGCTAAGTTATATAGTACTCTTATTTCAAAGAAGTCAGTGCAAAAAATGTTACCACTAGGACAGCGTCTCTGGCGACTAAGGCAAGAACATCAGCGCAAGAAACCAAACCGGGACACTTCTTCTCTAACGCTGCCTTGGCAGCATCGACCACTTCGTAGCCTCTAACAGACAAGTTAGGGATAGCGTCTCTTTCGGCATCCTTGTTTGGTGATTTCAAAAGAATGGAACCATCACATCCCTATATGGATCATATCAGGTGTTAGCATTGTTCTTCGTATATACATTGTTATAATAAAAATAAAAAGAAGTGAAGTAAGCTTACTCTGACGAAACAATCATGAAAATACATCCTTAGAAGCGCTGCGGCAAGGCTTGGCTGGCGAGAAACATATTGAACTGTGGTGCGACGGACAATGTTTTCTACATCAGGACACCTGTGTTTGTAGTAGTTAAGGTCAAGACCCTTCGAATTAGCAACTGAAACTCCAAGAACGCTCAAAAGAACCGCAAGGACAAGAAGGTTTTTGATCGCCATTACTCTCTCTCTCTCTCCTTTCTTAGCTCGCTTGCTTTGTTGAGTATTGCCAAAGAAAGGTAAGAAAGAGTTTGGAGATGAAGATGAAGGAGAGACTCCTAGGCGTTTTATAGATTATCCAGAGACATTGAAAACGTCCATGGAGAAGTGTCAAGTGGGATTTAGTTAAACCCGTTTGCAGTATTCCTCTATTTCTTAATATAGATTTGAAAAACATAGGAGGAGGACATTGCACGGACTCCACTATCTTTTCTATTTTTGTTTGTGGTTGAATATAAAATTTTCACAAAAACAAGAACAAGTCAAAATCATGCAACGACTAAGAAGTGTTCAAATCATCTTCTGCTCTTTGAAAAGCTATTGACTTTGGACAACATGTAGTTAGGAGGAGTTATTTTATTGTCCTTAGCTCTCAGAGCTGAAAAATACTTATCGTATGTGGAATCCACGTTCTTACATTATATAGAAAATCTTCCAAGTTGCTATATTTAGTAATTGGAAACTCATATGGCTCAATGTATTGCACTCTCTTGTGGGACAATTAACAACCTAAAGACTGTCCGGAACCTTCTAATTGTGATTGTGGATCCTTTCTATAAAATATGATGGGTCTTGTGGCCCATCTAGAAAGCAGAAAACAAAATTAACCACGATTTTTTAATTTATTTCAAAAC
Proteins encoded:
- the LOC106311119 gene encoding peroxidase 2-like, which translates into the protein MAIKNLLVLAVLLSVLGVSVANSKGLDLNYYKHRCPDVENIVRRTTVQYVSRQPSLAAALLRMYFHDCFVRGCDGSILLKSPNKDAERDAIPNLSVRGYEVVDAAKAALEKKCPGLVSCADVLALVARDAVLVINGPWWPVPLGRRDGRISRKSEVNLPSPFAGIAALKKNFFDKGLNTKDLVVLSGAHTIGISNCGLINSRIYNFTGKGDFDPSMNPSYVRALKKRCKPTDFRTSVEMDPGSVKKFDSHYFNIVAQKKGLFTSDSTLLDDPDTKKYIDTQVATAGSSFNKDFSESMFKLGFVEILTVNKGEIRRKCAFVN